From Methanococcus maripaludis, the proteins below share one genomic window:
- a CDS encoding glycosyltransferase family 2 protein: MEKNDIFVVIPAYNEEKMIKNTLINLKSHGYENIIVVDDGSRDNTSKLAISEEIIVCKHIINRGLGGALKTGLKCAVKYNPKVIVTFDADGQHDPEDIIKVSEPLLEDNFDVVVGSRLIDENELKNMPLIKKIGNWGLNFITYLMGGQMVTDSQGGLRAFTHDAAEIVSKQLKSNRYEVSSEFIVLFKKNNLKFKEVPIKTIYTEYSMARGTNVITGFKILFKLLIQKLI; encoded by the coding sequence ATGGAAAAAAATGATATTTTTGTTGTAATTCCGGCATATAATGAAGAAAAAATGATTAAAAATACATTAATCAACTTAAAAAGTCACGGTTATGAAAATATCATCGTAGTTGACGATGGAAGTAGGGACAACACGTCAAAACTTGCAATCTCAGAAGAAATAATTGTCTGTAAGCATATTATTAATAGAGGGCTTGGCGGTGCACTGAAAACCGGATTAAAATGTGCAGTAAAGTATAATCCAAAAGTAATCGTAACATTTGATGCAGATGGACAGCACGACCCTGAAGACATTATCAAAGTTTCAGAGCCACTACTTGAAGATAATTTTGATGTTGTCGTTGGAAGCAGGCTTATTGATGAAAATGAATTAAAAAATATGCCCCTGATAAAAAAAATAGGAAACTGGGGTTTAAATTTTATAACCTATTTAATGGGCGGACAAATGGTCACTGACAGTCAGGGCGGACTTCGGGCTTTTACACATGATGCGGCAGAAATCGTTTCAAAACAGCTTAAAAGCAATAGGTACGAAGTATCTTCTGAATTTATAGTACTTTTTAAAAAGAATAACTTAAAATTTAAAGAAGTACCGATAAAAACGATATATACAGAATATTCAATGGCGAGAGGAACAAACGTCATTACAGGATTTAAAATTCTCTTTAAATTATTAATTCAAAAACTAATTTAA
- a CDS encoding SufB/SufD family protein yields the protein MLSEKKLQQVREMAEKYKDVPAKFGEDIDLSMYPTPKENLLKVESLKDLNEDHKQALANVGVDIEEKSTVGSYVQVNSDAIYSKMYSDIILMPITEALEKFELDDYYWNAVQMSDKYGARVAKELTEGYFIRAPKGVKKTIPLQTCLLIGSEEVSQNVHNIIIVEEGAELNVITGCTTSPHVKSGLHLGVSEIYLEKNAKLTFTMIHNWGENVHVRPRTAIKMDDDSIFINNYVTMMPVKSIQSYPTAYCEGKNAKATFQTIVYGKGSSNLDMGSRVILSGENSAADMISRVIVVDDAKVISRGHLIGAESNVKGHLECRGLILSNDGHILAVPELEAEKTDLELSHEAAVGKIAEDQIQYLMSRGLSEDEASSLIIKGFLSVDISGLPPELAKSVKEMMDMTLENAM from the coding sequence ATGCTGTCAGAAAAAAAGCTGCAACAAGTAAGGGAAATGGCTGAAAAATATAAGGACGTTCCTGCAAAATTTGGAGAAGATATTGACTTAAGCATGTATCCTACACCAAAAGAAAACCTTTTGAAAGTGGAATCATTAAAGGACTTAAACGAAGATCATAAACAAGCTCTTGCAAATGTTGGAGTGGACATTGAAGAAAAAAGCACTGTTGGATCTTACGTTCAGGTAAACAGTGATGCAATATACTCGAAAATGTATTCGGATATTATACTTATGCCGATTACTGAAGCTCTTGAAAAATTCGAACTTGACGACTACTACTGGAACGCAGTTCAGATGAGCGACAAATACGGCGCAAGAGTTGCAAAAGAACTTACAGAAGGATATTTTATTCGAGCTCCAAAAGGGGTTAAAAAAACAATCCCTCTTCAGACATGCCTTTTAATAGGTAGTGAAGAAGTATCTCAAAACGTTCATAACATTATTATCGTGGAAGAAGGAGCAGAATTAAACGTAATTACTGGATGTACTACATCCCCTCACGTTAAATCAGGGCTTCACCTCGGAGTTTCTGAGATATACCTTGAAAAAAATGCAAAACTTACCTTTACGATGATTCACAATTGGGGAGAAAATGTACACGTAAGGCCAAGAACTGCAATAAAAATGGACGACGATTCCATATTTATAAACAATTACGTTACAATGATGCCTGTAAAATCAATCCAAAGCTACCCTACCGCATACTGTGAAGGAAAAAATGCTAAAGCAACTTTCCAGACAATAGTATACGGAAAAGGAAGTTCAAACTTAGATATGGGTTCAAGAGTAATCCTTTCAGGCGAAAATTCAGCTGCCGACATGATTTCAAGAGTTATCGTAGTTGATGATGCAAAAGTTATCTCAAGAGGTCACCTCATAGGTGCAGAGTCAAACGTTAAAGGCCACCTCGAATGTAGGGGTTTGATTTTATCAAATGACGGACATATTTTAGCAGTTCCGGAACTTGAAGCTGAAAAAACAGACCTTGAATTGTCACACGAAGCTGCAGTTGGCAAAATCGCAGAAGACCAAATCCAATACTTAATGTCAAGAGGATTGAGCGAAGACGAAGCATCTTCTTTAATCATTAAAGGATTTTTAAGTGTCGACATATCGGGCCTTCCACCAGAACTTGCAAAATCCGTTAAAGAAATGATGGATATGACACTCGAAAATGCGATGTAA